In a single window of the Gossypium hirsutum isolate 1008001.06 chromosome A13, Gossypium_hirsutum_v2.1, whole genome shotgun sequence genome:
- the LOC107930751 gene encoding uncharacterized protein isoform X2: MGLTTFCFNSPIPPISSLYSPPPPRKGQKHSLDNFCITDRASPSISTTNSPRSNPSRIAWRHTIASATKTYTSKLILADDPFGAVHPPGSITRPGL; the protein is encoded by the exons ATGGGTCTTACAACATTCTGTTTCAACTCGCCGATTCCACCCATCTCCAGTCTTTATTCACCTCCTCCGCCGCGAAAGGGGCAAAAGCACTCACTAGATAA CTTTTGTATCACTGATCGAGCATCGCCTTCGATTTCTACCACTAACAGTCCTAGATCCAACCCTAGCAGGATCGCCTGGAGGCACACCATCGCTTCAGCAACAAAAACATACA CATCAAAATTGATTTTGGCAGATGACCCCTTTGGAGCAGTCCATCCACCCGGGTCTATAACTCGACCAG GTCTATAG
- the LOC107930751 gene encoding uncharacterized protein isoform X1 — MGLTTFCFNSPIPPISSLYSPPPPRKGQKHSLDNFCITDRASPSISTTNSPRSNPSRIAWRHTIASATKTYTSKLILADDPFGAVHPPGSITRPGHSRKTCSLVSTPFWHLRQVVGPINLL; from the exons ATGGGTCTTACAACATTCTGTTTCAACTCGCCGATTCCACCCATCTCCAGTCTTTATTCACCTCCTCCGCCGCGAAAGGGGCAAAAGCACTCACTAGATAA CTTTTGTATCACTGATCGAGCATCGCCTTCGATTTCTACCACTAACAGTCCTAGATCCAACCCTAGCAGGATCGCCTGGAGGCACACCATCGCTTCAGCAACAAAAACATACA CATCAAAATTGATTTTGGCAGATGACCCCTTTGGAGCAGTCCATCCACCCGGGTCTATAACTCGACCAG GACACTCACGAAAAACATGTTCACTCGTTTCCACACCATTTTGGCATCTTCGACAAGTAGTAGGTCCCATTAATCTTTTGTAG
- the LOC107930753 gene encoding RNA-binding protein 12: MGYFNCIALAFLVALSFSSIDVGLAARHLLQLPPMPTLPTTTLPPLPSIPNLPQPTMPRPGALPPLPTMPALPTFPAIPTATLPPLPSMPEIPTIPTAIPSIPFLSPPPSPSSTP, encoded by the coding sequence ATGGGTTATTTCAATTGCATTGCTTTAGCATTCTTGGTGGCTTTGTCGTTTTCAAGCATTGATGTTGGCCTAGCAGCTCGTCACCTTCTGCAGCTGCCACCAATGCCAACATTGCCTACAACTACACTCCCACCATTGCCATCTATCCCTAATCTCCCGCAGCCAACAATGCCAAGGCCTGGGGCGCTTCCACCACTTCCTACCATGCCTGCTTTACCTACATTTCCTGCTATACCAACGGCCACACTGCCTCCTCTGCCAAGCATGCCTGAGATCCCCACAATCCCAACTGCAATTCCCTCAATTCCATTCCTTTCACCACCACCTTCTCCTTCTTCTACTCCTTGA
- the LOC107930765 gene encoding RNA-binding protein 12 has translation MGYFNCIALAFLMALSFPSINVGQAARHLQQLPPIPTLSTATLPPLPSIPNLPQPTIPTMPRPGALPPLPTMPALPSLPSVPRATLPPLPSMPSIPTAIPSIPFLSPPPSPPATP, from the coding sequence ATGGGTTATTTCAATTGCATTGCTTTAGCATTCTTGATGGCTTTGTCGTTTCCAAGCATTAACGTTGGCCAAGCTGCTCGTCACCTTCAGCAGCTGCCTCCCATACCAACTTTGTCTACAGCAACACTCCCACCATTGCCATCTATCCCTAATCTCCCACAGCCAACCATACCAACAATGCCAAGGCCTGGGGCGCTTCCACCACTTCCTACCATGCCTGCTTTGCCCTCATTGCCAAGTGTACCAAGGGCCACACTGCCACCTCTGCCAAGCATGCCCTCAATCCCAACTGCTATTCCCTCTATTCCTTTCCTCTCTCCACCACCTTCTCCTCCTGCTACTCCTTGA